tgagGGCGACCCTTTTGAAGATTTATCAAGAGGGGCCGTCAAAGATTCAATCTTGATTTGTGGGTCCTTCGCGATCTGGGCGGCTTTGTGTTCGAATTTGGTGTTGGAGAGTTCAAATTCAAGGTATTAGCTTTTGATTCTTTGTTGTAATCTCTGATTTATCAAGTAATTTCTTGGTTAACTGTGTTATTCAGTTCTGCATTCTTTGAGCTAGTATAACTAGGGTTTGATCTAATTTGGTTATTGCTGTTTAGATAGGGCTTTAGGGGTTAACTTGCCTCTTGTTTGGctgaagaaaaatggatatcAGTAATGAGGCTAGGGTTGATTCATTCTCGATTGGGCCGTCTACGCTTTTTGGCCGGACCGTTGCTTTTAGGGTGTTGTTCTGCAATTCTATGTCACATTTGAGGCATCAAATATTTGGGATGTTGTTGATGTACATTTACAAGTTCAAGAATTGTTTGAGGGACTACTTATCCCCTGTGATCTCATGGCTCCATCCGAGGAATCCACAAGGGATTCTCGTGATGGTGACGATGATCGCCTTCTTGTTGAAACGCTACACGAATGTTAAGATGAGGGCGGAGATGGCTTATAAGAGGAAGTTTTGGAGGAATATGATGAGGGGTGCGAATAACTATGATGAGTGGGCTCATGCAGCTAAAATGATAGATAAAGAGACTCTTAAGATGAATGAATCTGATCTCTATGATGAGGAGCTTGTGAGGAATAAGCTTCAAGAGCTTCGCCATCGTCGCCAGGAGGGCTCTCTTAGGGATATTATATTCTGTATGAGGGCTGACTTGGTTAGAAATCTTGGCAATATGTGCAATCCAGAGCTCCACAAGGGGAGGCTCCACGTGCCGAGACTCATAAAGGAGTACATAGATGAGGTCACGACACAGTTGAGAATGGTGTGCGACTCTGATTCCGAGGAGCTTCTGTTGGAGGAGAAGCTCGCCTTTATGCATGAAACGAGGCATGCCTTTGGTAGGACTGCTTTGCTTTTAAGTGGAGGCGCTTCATTGGGAGCTTTTCATGTTGGGGTAGTAAAAACATTGGTAGAACATAAGCTTTTGCCTCGGATAATTGCTGGTTCTAGTGTGGGGTCCATAATGTGCTCTGTTGTTGCAACTAGGTCTTGGCCTGAGCTACAGAGTTTCTTTGAGGATTCCTGGCATTCGATTCAGTTTTTCGACCAGATGGGTGGGATTTTCACCGTTTTCAAGAGGGTCATGACGCAGGGCGCGGTTCATGAGATTAGACAGTTGCAGGTGATGTTGAGGCACCTTACAAATAATCTAACTTTCCAGGAAGCTTACGATATGACCGGGCGCATCTTAGGGATCACGGTCTGTTCCCCGAGGAAGCACGAACCTCCGAGATGCCTCAATTACCTGACTTCACCTCATGTGGTCATTTGGAGTGCCGTGACTGCTTCTTGTGCCTTTCCTGGTCTTTTTGAGGCTCAAGAGCTTATGGCAAAGGATAGAATCGGGGACATTGTGCCTTTTCACCCTCCGTTTCAGCTGGGGCGGGAAGAGGCTTCCAGCACATCTTCACGTCGTTGGAGAGATGGTAGCTTGGAGATTGATCTGCCAATGATGCAGTTGAAAGAACTTTTCAATGTAAATCATTTCATAGTGAGCCAGGCAAACCCTCATATTGTGCCTTTATTGAGGCTCAAGGAGCTTGTTCGAGCATATGGAGGCAACTTTGCTGCAAAGGTATCCCTTATTCTCAAAAGTTATACCGTATTCAACTGCTTATGATCTCACATTATGCAATTAGCTGACACGGGTACCTTGAAACCATAAGACATGAAagtgaataataaattgagtCCCTTTTCTACATGCCACATGCTGTAACATAATTCTGCGTGGTCTCTATTTCTGTTCGTAAGGCCAAATGAGCTCAACTCTGTATTTAAGTTGTGTCCACTTCAGAGCTTTCAGTTTAATCAGGCCACATTGTTGATCTTTGTAGATATAAAGATTGCTTTATGTTACAAAAAAACTGTATGCATTAACTATCAAGACAAACAGAGATATAGCATGGATAAAAAAGATgtgtttttaaatatgaatatgcTGCTGTCTTTATTCTGTAATTGATTGTATCTGCCAAGACTGGCAAGGGTGTATCCTGTTCAAGCTTTCTTTGAAACCCGAGGAATCCGCTGCATTTTGAATCTTCCTCTCAGCTCGTTACAAAATATAGTTAACctgtttcttttcttgtttgcATGAATGATGAACCTAAAGCCATTCACAGtcactttatatttatttccatcaTTCTTTTTTCTGTTGGAATAAGCTCAATTTTGTGTAACGGGTGTCTCTCGACTCTccccttttttatttgtttatatacaTGAATGGTTTATAGCTAACAGATATCTCACGTTGCAGCTTGCTCATCTAGCTGAGATGGAGGTAAAACACAGATGCAACCAAATATTGGAACTTGGTTTTCCATTGGGGGGACTTGCCAAGCTCTTTGCTCAAGATTGGGAGGGCGATGTCACTGTCGTGATGCCTGCTACTTTAGCACAGGTACAGTCGATTATGAAATATCGTTTGCTTCTGCAATAGTCATGCTTTTGTGATTACAAAGCAGATGGAATGCTTTCAAATAAGCACACAATTGTTCTTTAACCAAAATCGAATCTTGATAGGACCCAATGATCTTTCCATCATCTTCTGGTTTTTGTCGCTTTCAA
The nucleotide sequence above comes from Salvia hispanica cultivar TCC Black 2014 chromosome 5, UniMelb_Shisp_WGS_1.0, whole genome shotgun sequence. Encoded proteins:
- the LOC125189115 gene encoding triacylglycerol lipase SDP1-like, which translates into the protein MDISNEARVDSFSIGPSTLFGRTVAFRVLFCNSMSHLRHQIFGMLLMYIYKFKNCLRDYLSPVISWLHPRNPQGILVMVTMIAFLLKRYTNVKMRAEMAYKRKFWRNMMRGANNYDEWAHAAKMIDKETLKMNESDLYDEELVRNKLQELRHRRQEGSLRDIIFCMRADLVRNLGNMCNPELHKGRLHVPRLIKEYIDEVTTQLRMVCDSDSEELLLEEKLAFMHETRHAFGRTALLLSGGASLGAFHVGVVKTLVEHKLLPRIIAGSSVGSIMCSVVATRSWPELQSFFEDSWHSIQFFDQMGGIFTVFKRVMTQGAVHEIRQLQVMLRHLTNNLTFQEAYDMTGRILGITVCSPRKHEPPRCLNYLTSPHVVIWSAVTASCAFPGLFEAQELMAKDRIGDIVPFHPPFQLGREEASSTSSRRWRDGSLEIDLPMMQLKELFNVNHFIVSQANPHIVPLLRLKELVRAYGGNFAAKLAHLAEMEVKHRCNQILELGFPLGGLAKLFAQDWEGDVTVVMPATLAQLSKIIQNPSYVELQKSANQGRRCTWEKLSTIKANCGIELALDECVAILNHMRRLKRSAERAAAAASSHSMPLPSTVRFNASKRIPSWNVIARENSTGSLEEDLLAEAASSLHQGAGSSAGQASRNLRSYRYMHDGSDSESETADLNSWTRSGGPLMRTTSADQFVDFVQNLEIDTRMNRGAMGHLSSAGIQPAVRDQVHHGLRVTTPDRTSSDTEYDQSGSRTPTPVGSSSIMVAEGDLLQPERIQNGIVFNVVRKEVLTPSSRSIESPSEQNSSTHESVAECVQLDCPEKEMDATSISESGDDVREDICVAGDISDCVPENPSGDDICDKHVTGGE